From the genome of Haloterrigena sp. KLK7, one region includes:
- the sucD gene encoding succinate--CoA ligase subunit alpha produces MSVLVDDDTRVVVQGITGGEGKFHAQQMMEYGTNVVAGAVPGKGGQEVEGVPVYDTVHEAVEEENADTSVIFVPPAFAGDAVFESLDADLDLAVAITEGIPTQDMARVNKRLSETDTRLIGPNCPGLITPGEAKLGILPGNIFAEGNVGLVSRSGTLTYQVVDSLTNRGIGQTTAIGIGGDPIIGTDFVDALELFEDDPDTDAIVMCGEIGGEDEEEAAAFIDDYVDTPVAGFIAGRTAPPGKRMGHAGAIVSGSGTGTAESKISALNDAGVPVGDTPEEVADHIEEFLA; encoded by the coding sequence ATGAGCGTTCTAGTCGACGACGATACGCGCGTCGTGGTACAGGGCATCACCGGCGGGGAAGGCAAGTTCCACGCCCAGCAGATGATGGAGTACGGCACCAACGTCGTGGCCGGCGCGGTCCCCGGCAAGGGCGGTCAGGAGGTCGAGGGCGTCCCGGTCTACGACACGGTCCACGAGGCCGTCGAGGAGGAGAACGCCGACACCTCGGTTATCTTCGTCCCGCCGGCGTTCGCCGGCGACGCCGTCTTCGAGTCGCTCGACGCCGATCTCGACCTCGCGGTCGCGATCACGGAGGGCATTCCGACCCAGGACATGGCCCGCGTCAACAAGCGACTCTCCGAGACCGACACGCGACTCATCGGCCCGAACTGTCCGGGGCTCATCACCCCCGGCGAGGCCAAACTCGGCATTCTCCCCGGCAACATCTTCGCCGAGGGGAACGTCGGTCTGGTCTCCCGCTCGGGGACACTGACCTACCAGGTCGTCGACAGCCTGACCAACCGCGGTATCGGGCAGACGACCGCCATCGGTATCGGCGGCGACCCGATCATCGGCACCGACTTCGTCGACGCCCTCGAGCTGTTCGAGGACGACCCCGATACCGACGCCATCGTCATGTGCGGTGAGATCGGCGGCGAGGACGAGGAGGAGGCCGCCGCGTTCATCGACGACTACGTCGACACGCCGGTCGCCGGCTTCATCGCCGGCCGCACGGCACCGCCGGGCAAGCGGATGGGCCACGCCGGCGCCATCGTCTCCGGTTCCGGGACCGGTACCGCCGAGAGCAAGATCAGCGCCCTCAACGACGCGGGCGTCCCCGTCGGCGACACGCCCGAGGAAGTCGCCGACCACATCGAAGAGTTCCTCGCGTAA